Proteins from one Malaya genurostris strain Urasoe2022 chromosome 2, Malgen_1.1, whole genome shotgun sequence genomic window:
- the LOC131429787 gene encoding uncharacterized protein LOC131429787: protein MSSGSVASAGKRPQNDDNSPGGEGASCGACRRVDTSRMVQCDECDVWFHYDCVDVDDHIGDRDWSCNRCMRKSLEKQQRILREQFEHFEQRMKQWQQGQQNPPRQIEEQQEHAQRQKQPELQQRMHEQFDQSQIGKLQLQQQNLPSEMATGVPQISLGAIPKQQQQVQCMDNVESTRQGRAKPLANSTVNNESEKACSKSSKHSTKRRELQLKALAARQALEKKQLEERLELEREMLETSDSESESAASFSKISEWIETTDNIGKNLGKSNQDTPLPVYSELLRKSVAPTKPINLHGDWGPIRPSNIRFGAGHFPFPYIASQQEGESYVPDSRNIAQPRVATSASRPNPAIYRPQAQRQLSNDQLPLNSGHLAARQTVKDLPKFGGDPEDWPRFIAAYERTSRMCAFRNDELLDRLERSLQDKALCTVKSLLLHPDNVPVIMNRLKTLFGNPELIVETMVRRIRMMPPPKADKMETIVDFGVAVQNLCATIQVCQMDERLYNVALLQELVDSLPSALKMKWAFYRKEIRTATLLEFNEWLGEMVETLSQVIRPTVWTKPQKAEQKTERRVRKEEVYLHTHTTHSSDQVDRKGCLACGNECSSLDKCGSFLKMSPSARWALVNVKKVCRKCLNKHFKTCERKVPCGVQGCAFLHHRLLHNDSKHNKPSISHSTQAASINAHHSSLERTFLKYISVTVHGKGSSISTYAFLDAGSTSTLMEHSLWEELNLDGERAPLCISWTGGQGRYEDDSVVFSVEVTGERTPGLRFNLQDVHTVRSLDLPSQSMSATELAEHFGYLSDIPIESYADVKPRILLGVDNSRLEYPLDSREGSENQPTAVLTRLGWVVYGPCSMSGRPKPTDVSYSYHICQCDGLHSAVKNYFSIDGLGIQLTGKPLMSKDDERAIQLLQTKTLFKNGRYETGLLWRYDEVRLPESKAMALRRHECLSKRMAREPQLAKALQEKILDYRTKGYIRMLTTEEEAVHKGRSWYLPIFPVVNPNKPGKLRIVWDAAAKVGNLSLNSFLLKGPDQVTPLQQVLQRFREHRTAVSGDIREMFHQVRINPNDQHCQRFLWNDGVSGSVPSTYVMEVMTFGASCSPSSAQYVKNLNAERFKDEYPEAVEAIGEGTYVDDMLYSVETEDEAVKLAQDVRNIHAKGGFEIRGWLSNSKKVLDAMGEQRIEQKDLNKTGELATEKVLGMWWDTTNDTFTFKIPKRCEQRLLFGEQVPTKREVLRVLMSVYDPLGLLANVMMFLKVLLQEIWRSCIGWDEPITDQQFVQWKTWLGVLHTVEQVSIPRCYRMITSCSSKTNDTQLHVFVDASEKGYAAVAYFRFEEKKSIECAFVTAKTRVAPLKYVSIPRLELQAAVIGTRLANSVCETHKVPVRKRFLWTDSRDVLCWLRSDHRKYSKFVGARVGEILESTEQSEWLWVPTKENVADEGTKWQKIPDLSPSSRWFKGPAFLWQQQRDWPVQPANHGVATNEIIASVNVHATCEPVISFVRYSNWRKLLRVTAYVLRFVRNVRARVKQHTQSTGALEQPELLEAECCIYRQVQLDAFSEEVSLLKCTDDITRQNIIQLPKSSSLYKLSPFLDTHGVLRMRGRTAGCQFINDNAGHTILLPKDHPVTSLIIQYVHERYHHLNHETTVNELRQKYRIAKLRTICNKVRRSCQYCKNSRARPQPPVMADLPPARLAAYTRPFSYAGIDYFGPMQVVVGRRTEKRWGVLITCLVIRAIHIELAHSLNTSSCVMALRNFMARRGTPLELYSDRGTNFVGANRELTEAVQNLNQNQLMKEFVTPDTKWTFLPPSSPHMGGCWERMVQSVKKVLNNMQLPRTPTDEVLRNFLLEAENIVNSRPLTYVPVEDSESEALTPNHFLLGSSGGTKPLVPYDDSLATLKNSWKASQIYANIFWKRWLREYLPTISRRTKWHYPVKPIQVGDVVLIVDPDLPRNSWPLGRVIDVNKRNGQVRSATVQTRFNIYERPAVKLAVLDVGASESTQGHRACVLGGNVTQSANAPPLPTNRIWDARPLSQSGLVEKRQKEKKKKKEEKESVNSLFLNYF from the coding sequence ATGTCAAGTGGTAGCGTAGCGAGTGCTGGGAAACGTCCCCAGAATGATGATAATTCTCCTGGTGGGGAGGGGGCGAGTTGTGGAGCGTGTCGCCGTGTCGATACTAGTCGAATGGTGCAGTGTGACGAATGTGACGTGTGGTTTCACTATGATTGTGTAGACGTAGACGACCATATCGGGGATCGTGACTGGAGCTGTAATAGATGCATGAGGAAATCTCTGGAGAAGCAGCAGCGTATATTGAGAGAGCAGTTCGAACATTTTGAACAGCGAATGAAGCAGTGGCAACAAGGGCAACAGAATCCCCCAAGGCAGATAGAGGAACAGCAGGAGCATGCACAGCGGCAGAAGCAGCCGGAGCTGCAGCAGCGGATGCATGAGCAGTTCGATCAGTCGCAGATAGGGAAGTTGCAGTTGCAACAGCAGAATTTGCCGTCAGAAATGGCAACGGGAGTACCTCAAATATCGCTTGGTGCTATTCCGAAGCAACAGCAGCAAGTCCAGTGTATGGATAATGTCGAGTCGACGAGACAAGGTCGTGCGAAACCGTTGGCGAACTCTACCGTCAACAACGAAAGTGAGAAAGCATGCTCAAAGTCGTCAAAGCATTCTACGAAGCGACGAGAATTGCAACTGAAGGCCCTGGCGGCGAGACAAGCGTTGGAGAAAAAGCAGCTAGAAGAGCGGCTGGAATTGGAACGCGAGATGTTGGAGACTAGTGACTCCGAGTCGGAATCAGCCGCGAGTTTCAGTAAAATCAGCGAATGGATAGAGACGACCGACAATATCGGAAAGAATCTTGGAAAATCGAACCAGGATACTCCACTGCCGGTTTACAGCGAACTTCTACGGAAATCGGTGGCACCTACAAAGCCGATCAATCTTCATGGCGATTGGGGTCCAATCAGGCCATCTAATATACGGTTTGGAGCTGGTCACTTCCCGTTTCCGTATATCGCATCGCAACAAGAGGGCGAGAGCTACGTTCCAGATAGCAGAAACATCGCACAACCCCGAGTGGCTACGTCGGCTTCGCGGCCAAATCCGGCCATCTATCGTCCACAGGCACAACGGCAACTAAGCAACGATCAGTTACCGCTTAACAGCGGCCACCTAGCGGCCAGACAAACGGTAAAGGACTTGCCAAAGTTCGGAGGAGATCCGGAAGATTGGCCTAGATTCATTGCAGCCTACGAGCGAACTTCCAGAATGTGCGCCTTTCGGAATGATGAGCTGCTCGATCGGCTGGAAAGAAGTCTGCAAGACAAGGCACTCTGCACTGTCAAAAGCCTACTGCTGCATCCCGATAACGTTCCAGTGATCATGAACAGGCTGAAAACTCTCTTCGGGAATCCAGAATTGATAGTAGAGACCATGGTTCGGCGGATTCGCATGATGCCACCGCCGAAAGCAGATAAGATGGAGACGATTGTCGACTTCGGTGTTGCAGTTCAGAACCTGTGCGCAACTATCCAGGTGTGCCAGATGGATGAACGGTTATATAATGTCGCACTTCTTCAGGAGCTTGTTGACAGTCTGCCGTCGGCATTGAAAATGAAATGGGCCTTCTATCGGAAGGAGATTAGAACTGCTACTCTGTTAGAGTTCAATGAATGGCTGGGTGAGATGGTAGAAACCCTGAGTCAGGTGATAAGGCCCACTGTATGGACCAAGCCACAGAAAGCTGAGCAGAAAACGGAGCGGAGGGTGCGAAAGGAAGAAGTATATCTTCACACGCATACAACGCATTCGTCGGATCAAGTAGATCGCAAAGGATGTTTGGCTTGCGGAAACGAGTGCAGTTCTCTCGACAAGTGCGGCAGTTTTCTCAAGATGTCTCCAAGTGCACGATGGGCGTTAGTGAACGTGAAGAAGGTTTGTCGCAAGTGTTTGAACAAGCACTTCAAAACCTGCGAAAGGAAAGTTCCCTGCGGTGTTCAGGGATGTGCCTTTCTACATCACCGGCTGTTGCATAACGACAGCAAACATAATAAGCCGTCAATTAGCCATTCTACACAAGCTGCTTCGATTAATGCGCACCACAGTTCACTGGAACGCACGTTTTTGAAGTATATTAGCGTTACAGTTCACGGAAAAGGGAGCTCGATTTCTACCTACGCCTTCCTCGATGCGGGATCGACTTCTACACTTATGGAGCATAGCCTATGGGAGGAACTAAACCTTGACGGTGAAAGAGCTCCGCTGTGTATTTCGTGGACTGGCGGACAAGGAAGATATGAAGATGATTCGGTAGTATTTTCGGTGGAGGTTACCGGTGAACGAACTCCAGGATTACGCTTCAATCTTCAAGATGTACATACCGTGCGAAGTCTGGATCTTCCATCACAGTCAATGTCAGCAACAGAGTTAGCCGAGCATTTCGGATATCTCTCAGATATTCCAATTGAGTCGTACGCCGATGTGAAACCTCGAATTCTGCTAGGAGTTGACAACTCCAGACTAGAGTATCCACTCGACTCTAGAGAAGGTAGCGAAAATCAGCCAACGGCGGTGTTGACCCGACTAGGATGGGTAGTCTACGGTCCGTGCTCGATGTCTGGACGACCAAAACCGACGGACGTTTCATACAGTTACCATATCTGCCAATGCGATGGGTTACACTCAGCCGTCAAGAACTACTTTTCAATTGACGGTCTCGGTATTCAACTCACCGGGAAGCCACTGATGTCGAAGGACGATGAACGTGCGATTCAGCTGTTGCAGACCAAGACATTGTTCAAGAACGGAAGGTATGAAACCGGTCTACTATGGCGATACGACGAAGTCCGGCTTCCAGAAAGCAAAGCCATGGCCTTAAGACGGCACGAATGTTTGAGCAAACGAATGGCTCGAGAACCACAGCTCGCGAAAGCCCTGCAGGAGAAAATTCTCGATTATCGGACAAAGGGATATATCCGAATGCTAACGACAGAGGAGGAAGCAGTACACAAGGGGCGCTCGTGGTACCTTCCGATCTTTCCGGTAGTAAACCCTAACAAACCTGGTAAGCTGCGAATAGTTTGGGACGCTGCCGCGAAAGTAGGGAACCTCTCCCTCAATTCGTTTCTGCTCAAAGGTCCCGACCAAGTTACACCTCTTCAACAAGTTCTGCAGCGGTTTCGCGAACATCGTACTGCAGTCTCGGGAGACATACGGGAGATGTTCCACCAAGTACGGATCAACCCCAACGATCAGCATTGCCAGCGCTTCCTGTGGAATGATGGTGTATCCGGGAGTGTTCCATCGACCTACGTGATGGAGGTAATGACATTTGGTGCAAGCTGCTCGCCAAGCAGCGCACAGTATGTCAAGAACCTTAACGCAGAACGATTCAAAGATGAATATCCGGAAGCAGTCGAGGCGATAGGCGAAGGGACGTATGTCGATGATATGCTGTACAGCGTCGAAACTGAAGATGAAGCGGTGAAACTTGCGCAGGATGTACGAAACATACACGCGAAGGGTGGCTTCGAGATCCGAGGATGGTTGTCCAATTCGAAGAAGGTGCTAGATGCCATGGGTGAGCAGAGGATTGAACAAAAGGATCTAAACAAAACCGGAGAGCTAGCAACCGAGAAAGTCCTGGGAATGTGGTGGGATACAACCAACGATACCTTCACATTCAAGATACCTAAGCGATGCGAGCAGAGACTGCTATTCGGGGAGCAAGTTCCTACGAAAAGGGAAGTACTTCGAGTCCTAATGTCGGTGTATGATCCACTTGGACTCCTGGCAAACGTGATGATGTTTCTCAAAGTTCTTCTGCAAGAGATTTGGCGATCATGCATAGGATGGGACGAACCGATAACCGATCAGCAATTCGTACAATGGAAAACGTGGCTTGGCGTGTTGCATACCGTGGAACAAGTCTCCATCCCGCGATGCTATCGAATGATAACCAGCTGCTCAAGCAAAACCAACGATACTCAGCTACACGTGTTTGTCGACGCCAGCGAAAAGGGCTACGCAGCAGTCGCCTATTTCcggttcgaagaaaaaaaatctattgaaTGCGCCTTCGTTACGGCGAAAACTCGTGTCGCTCCCCTAAAGTACGTCTCGATTCCTCGGCTGGAGCTTCAAGCTGCCGTGATCGGAACCCGCCTGGCAAATTCAGTTTGCGAAACTCATAAGGTTCCCGTACGGAAACGGTTCCTGTGGACCGATTCGAGGGACGTGCTCTGCTGGCTACGTTCGGATCACAGGAAGTACAGCAAATTCGTCGGTGCTAGAGTAGGTGAAATCCTGGAAAGCACGGAACAGTCAGAGTGGCTATGGGTTCCAACAAAGGAGAATGTGGCTGATGAGGGCACAAAGTGGCAGAAGATCCCTGATCTCTCTCCATCAAGTCGATGGTTTAAGGGTCCAGCATTTTTGTGGCAGCAGCAGAGGGACTGGCCAGTTCAACCGGCAAATCACGGCGTCGCTACGAACGAAATAATCGCTTCGGTCAACGTCCACGCAACTTGCGAACCTGTCATCAGCTTTGTCAGATATTCCAACTGGCGGAAACTCCTACGGGTCACTGCCTATGTGCTACGATTTGTGCGCAACGTTCGAGCTAGGGTAAAGCAGCATACACAATCTACGGGAGCCCTCGAGCAACCGGAGCTGTTAGAAGCGGAATGTTGCATTTATCGTCAGGTTCAACTCGATGCATTCAGTGAGGAAGTATCACTGTTAAAGTGTACTGACGATATAACAAGGCAGAACATAATCCAGCTGCCCAAAAGCAGCTCGCTCTACAAACTTTCTCCGTTCCTTGACACACATGGGGTGCTTCGAATGCGGGGACGTACTGCCGGATGTCAGTTTATCAATGATAACGCTGGGCATACTATCCTGTTGCCAAAGGATCATCCGGTTACCTCCCTTATCATACAGTACGTTCACGAGCGCTACCATCATCTCAACCACGAAACTACAGTTAACGAACTGCGTCAAAAGTATCGCATTGCAAAGCTGAGGACCATCTGCAACAAAGTTCGCCGTTCATGCCAGTACTGCAAGAACTCCAGAGCCCGACCTCAGCCGCCTGTTATGGCCGATCTTCCGCCTGCTCGCCTAGCAGCTTATACGCGACCATTTTCCTACGCAGGCATCGACTACTTTGGACCGATGCAAGTTGTTGTGGGTAGACGGACTGAGAAGAGATGGGGTGTGCTAATCACCTGTCTGGTGATACGCGCTATCCACATAGAACTCGCGCACTCACTAAACACCAGTTCCTGTGTTATGGCCCTACGGAACTTCATGGCCAGAAGAGGTACTCCCTTAGAATTATACAGCGATAGGGGGACGAATTTTGTCGGAGCCAATCGGGAACTCACCGAAGCGGTTCAGAATCTGAACCAGAATCAGCTCATGAAAGAATTCGTAACACCGGATACCAAGTGGACTTTTCTTCCTCCAAGTAGTCCTCACATGGGAGGATGTTGGGAGAGAATGGTGCAATCCGTTAAGAAGGTGTTGAACAACATGCAGCTTCCAAGAACCCCTACCGATGAAGTTCTCCGTAATTTCCTGCTAGAAGCTGAAAACATCGTAAACTCTCGCCCCCTCACCTACGTTCCTGTCGAAGATTCCGAAAGTGAAGCACTGACGCCCAACCACTTTTTATTGGGCTCTTCCGGTGGCACAAAACCCTTGGTGCCTTATGATGATAGCCTcgccacgcttaaaaatagttggaAAGCTTCCCAGATCTACGCGAATATCTTCTGGAAACGGTGGTTACGCGAATATCTGCCGACAATCAGCCGACGAACGAAATGGCACTATCCAGTGAAACCCATCCAGGTCGGCGATGTCGTCCTAATCGTGGACCCGGACTTACCTAGAAACTCGTGGCCATTGGGACGGGTGATAGACGTAAATAAAAGGAACGGGCAAGTACGTAGTGCAACAGTACAAACGCGATTCAACATCTACGAACGTCCAGCGGTCAAGCTTGCGGTTCTGGACGTCGGCGCATCGGAAAGTACTCAGGGACATCGAGCCTGTGTACTGGGGGGGAATGTTACGCAATCTGCGAACGCACCTCCGCTACCAACGAACCGCATATGGGACGCACGACCACTATCACAAAGCGGGTTGGTAGAGAAACgtcaaaaggaaaaaaaaaaaaaaaaggaagagaAAGAATCAGTGAATAGCTTATTTCTAAATTACTtctga